A stretch of DNA from Streptomyces xanthii:
CGGCGCCCAGGACAACAAGGAGGCCGAGGTCTCCGACGACTCCGGCGAGGTGGGCTTCTTCAGCCCGCACTCCTGGCAGCCGCTCTCCCTCGCCGTCGGTGGCGCGCTCGCCTTCATGGGCGTCGTCTTCGGCTGGTGGCTGCTCTACTTCTCCGCCCCCGTGATCCTGTTCGGCCTGTGGGGCTGGGTCTTCGAGTACTACCGCGGCGAGAACCAGAACCAGTAGCACCGAGGTTCTGAACTCCCGTGCACGAAGGGCCCGGACACTCCTTGGGGAGCGTCCGGGCCCTTCGGCGTGTCGCGGGCGTGACCCGTGCGGCTCACCCGGCGCGCCGCGCCGGGGGAACCTTCCTACGGTGAGTTCATGAACCACTCACCGCGCATAGTCTCGGTTGTCGGAAGCTCCGTGCTGGTGGCCGCCCTCGGTGTGGGTGTCACGGCCTGCGGCAGCTCCGGCCACCCGCTCTCCGCCCAGCCGTACGACGCGGCGAGCCAGATCACCTTCAAGGGCCCCTCCGGCAAGAAGAAGGCCGATCCCGACAAGCCGCTGGAGATCA
This window harbors:
- a CDS encoding cytochrome c oxidase subunit 4, with protein sequence MKVQGKMFIWLSLFVLIMAAVYGAWSKEPAGTTALFLAFGLCIMVGYYLAFTARRVDTGAQDNKEAEVSDDSGEVGFFSPHSWQPLSLAVGGALAFMGVVFGWWLLYFSAPVILFGLWGWVFEYYRGENQNQ